A single window of Jiangella alkaliphila DNA harbors:
- a CDS encoding C40 family peptidase, whose amino-acid sequence MTLITQSSADPKPTISEVREQVDGLYLQAEQATERYNAATDELTEVQRRIERAQASVDRQQEAVDTVRAQIGAYAAATYRSGGIVDPTLQTLLAESPEEFLAQASVMNAFAGQQAESLASAADVSRSYETARLMADEEMTRQQAIEATLETEKATVEQLLADAQEILDELEAEELEQLEEDREENSEIPDRDEDDEAEEDEETTDPPPVSGRAGVVVDFALAQVGEPYAWGGNGPGSWDCSGLTSAAWAEAGVSLPRSSGSQIGVGTRVSKSQLEPGDLVFYYSPISHVGIYIGGGEIVHATHPGDVVSVDDVDLMPFAGATRPG is encoded by the coding sequence ATGACCCTCATCACGCAGAGCAGCGCCGACCCGAAGCCGACGATCTCCGAGGTCAGGGAGCAGGTCGACGGCCTGTACCTGCAGGCGGAGCAGGCGACGGAGCGGTACAACGCCGCTACCGACGAGCTCACCGAGGTGCAGCGACGCATCGAGCGGGCGCAGGCGTCGGTCGACCGGCAGCAGGAGGCGGTCGACACCGTCAGGGCGCAGATCGGCGCTTACGCCGCGGCCACCTACCGGTCCGGTGGCATCGTCGACCCGACGCTGCAGACGCTGCTGGCCGAGAGTCCCGAGGAGTTCCTCGCGCAGGCCTCGGTCATGAACGCGTTCGCCGGGCAGCAGGCCGAGAGCCTGGCCAGCGCCGCCGACGTGAGCCGCAGCTACGAGACGGCCCGGCTGATGGCCGACGAGGAGATGACCCGCCAGCAGGCCATCGAGGCCACGCTCGAGACGGAGAAGGCGACCGTCGAGCAGCTGCTGGCCGACGCGCAGGAGATCCTCGACGAGCTCGAGGCCGAAGAGCTGGAGCAGCTCGAAGAGGACCGCGAAGAGAACTCCGAGATCCCCGACCGCGACGAGGACGACGAGGCCGAAGAGGACGAGGAGACGACCGACCCGCCGCCGGTGTCCGGCCGGGCCGGCGTCGTCGTCGACTTCGCGTTGGCGCAGGTCGGCGAGCCGTACGCTTGGGGCGGCAACGGGCCGGGCAGCTGGGACTGCTCGGGTCTCACGTCCGCCGCCTGGGCCGAGGCCGGGGTGAGCCTGCCGCGCTCGTCCGGCTCCCAGATCGGCGTCGGCACCCGCGTCTCGAAGAGCCAGCTCGAGCCCGGTGACCTCGTGTTCTACTACAGCCCCATCAGCCATGTCGGCATCTACATCGGCGGCGGCGAGATCGTGCACGCCACCCACCCGGGCGACGTCGTGAGCGTCGACGACGTCGACCTCATGCCGTTCGCGGGTGCCACGCGGCCGGGCTGA
- a CDS encoding response regulator transcription factor, producing MSVMLVDDHELIRQGLRRAFERDAGFTVVGEAATVAEAHKLAEATQPTVAVIDIRLPDGSGLELAQRLRETRGDIGLVILTMYAGDDHLFGALDAGASAFVPKSSPSDDVVAAARHAAATPSAFVADGLAEAMQRRLHPTGPQLTRREREVLDLLADGLGVSSIARKLYISESTTKTHVSKLYDKLNASNRAQAIMAAVRAGLLSNGDEAHPG from the coding sequence ATGTCGGTCATGCTCGTGGACGACCACGAGCTCATCCGCCAAGGTCTGCGCCGCGCCTTCGAGCGCGACGCCGGATTCACCGTGGTCGGCGAGGCCGCCACCGTCGCCGAGGCGCACAAGCTGGCCGAGGCGACCCAGCCCACGGTGGCGGTCATCGACATCCGGCTTCCCGATGGCAGCGGCCTGGAGCTGGCGCAGCGGCTCCGGGAGACCCGCGGCGACATCGGCCTGGTCATCCTCACCATGTATGCCGGCGACGACCACCTGTTCGGCGCGCTCGACGCCGGCGCCTCGGCGTTCGTCCCGAAGAGCTCCCCCAGCGACGACGTCGTCGCCGCCGCCCGCCACGCCGCCGCCACCCCGTCCGCGTTCGTCGCCGACGGCCTGGCCGAGGCCATGCAGCGGCGTCTGCACCCCACCGGGCCGCAGCTCACGCGGCGCGAGCGCGAGGTGCTCGACCTGCTCGCCGACGGCCTCGGCGTGTCGAGCATCGCCCGCAAGCTGTACATCAGCGAGTCGACCACGAAGACGCACGTCTCGAAGCTCTACGACAAGCTCAACGCCTCCAACCGGGCCCAGGCGATCATGGCCGCGGTACGAGCTGGGCTGTTGAGCAATGGCGACGAGGCGCATCCGGGGTAA
- a CDS encoding NYN domain-containing protein — MSTLPDAVRARLVALGSDVLGSLPAGDVPGVLRPVARFAAAKRARLGAGAIASALDTEPGFRRRVLDAASAADPALATALEAGTTPAAADPVDVAVLAYLLRPDGWETMVETAAASVRRGDDEARLTREAAAAERLREQLDAARASTREMRTTMRAEIDRLKAENTMLRRRIQETRERLSEARQLEQDEQEQAGRELADARAALRTAEVDARRLRTRLADAEAALEAARRSGRAERGLGTARLALLLDTLGDAAAGLRRELALPASTLSPADTVEAAVPGGPLDGGAVGRARAADEPGYLDELLSLPRVHLIVDGYNVTKTAWPTMPLDAQRSRLAQGLSAVGARTGAEVTLVFDGADVTVPPPVPGSGIRVRFSPTGQSADELIRRMVRAEPQGRPVVVVSSDREIAEGVRRPGVRSVEAVALVGLLSR; from the coding sequence GGTCGGACGTGCTCGGCTCGCTGCCCGCCGGTGACGTGCCCGGCGTGCTGCGTCCGGTCGCCCGGTTCGCGGCGGCCAAGCGGGCGCGGCTCGGCGCCGGCGCGATCGCGTCGGCGCTCGACACCGAGCCGGGCTTCCGGCGCCGCGTCCTCGACGCCGCGTCCGCCGCCGACCCCGCCCTCGCGACGGCCCTCGAGGCGGGGACGACGCCGGCCGCCGCCGACCCCGTCGACGTCGCCGTCCTCGCCTACCTGCTGCGCCCGGACGGCTGGGAGACGATGGTCGAGACCGCCGCGGCCTCCGTCCGCCGCGGTGACGACGAGGCCCGGCTCACCCGCGAGGCGGCCGCCGCCGAGCGTCTCCGCGAGCAGCTCGACGCTGCCCGCGCGTCCACGCGGGAGATGCGCACGACGATGCGCGCGGAGATCGACCGCCTCAAGGCCGAGAACACCATGCTGCGGCGGCGAATCCAGGAGACGCGCGAGCGGCTGAGTGAGGCCCGGCAACTGGAGCAGGACGAGCAGGAGCAGGCCGGCCGCGAGCTGGCCGACGCCCGGGCGGCGCTGCGCACGGCCGAGGTCGACGCGCGCCGGCTCCGGACCCGGCTGGCCGACGCCGAAGCCGCCCTGGAAGCCGCCCGCCGCAGCGGCCGGGCCGAACGCGGCCTCGGCACGGCTCGGCTCGCGCTCCTGCTGGACACGCTCGGCGACGCCGCGGCGGGCCTCCGTCGCGAGCTGGCGCTGCCCGCCTCGACCCTCTCGCCCGCCGACACCGTCGAGGCGGCCGTCCCCGGCGGACCCCTGGACGGCGGCGCGGTAGGCCGCGCCCGCGCCGCCGACGAGCCCGGGTACCTGGACGAGCTGCTGTCGCTGCCGCGCGTGCACCTTATCGTCGACGGCTACAACGTCACCAAGACCGCCTGGCCGACCATGCCGCTGGACGCCCAGCGGTCGCGGCTCGCGCAGGGGCTGTCGGCGGTGGGGGCGCGGACGGGCGCCGAGGTCACCCTGGTCTTCGACGGGGCGGACGTGACGGTGCCGCCGCCGGTCCCGGGGTCGGGGATCCGGGTCCGGTTCAGCCCGACGGGACAGTCGGCCGACGAGCTCATCCGGCGCATGGTGCGGGCCGAGCCCCAAGGCCGCCCGGTGGTGGTCGTGTCGTCGGATCGCGAGATCGCCGAGGGGGTTCGCCGGCCCGGGGTGCGCAGCGTCGAGGCGGTGGCGTTGGTGGGGTTGCTCAGTCGGTGA